In Ctenopharyngodon idella isolate HZGC_01 chromosome 1, HZGC01, whole genome shotgun sequence, a single genomic region encodes these proteins:
- the as3mt gene encoding arsenite methyltransferase: MADAPSATSNKAVTSVYNDVKEYYGKTLKQTSDLKSNACVPSAKSVPAYVRKVIAEIHPDVVAKYYGCGLVVPECLEGCKVLDLGCGSGRDCYMLSQLVGEKGHVTGIDMTEDQLEVAQKYIDYHMQRFGYKKPNVNFVHGYIEALAEAGLEEKFYDIIISNCVVNLSPDKTSVLREAYRVLKDGGELYFSDVYSDARIPEDLKANKVLWGECLSGALWWEDLIRLAEEVGFCKPRLVTASVITVGNKELEKLLGDYKFVSATYRLFKLPKGSKKGSCLVMYNGDITGVEESFEFDAQFTFKVDKVMEVDDDVANILGNSRFAEEFTFQAQGVNTSASGGCWAKPKAMSMNPFELVQQLGSASVTPSTGGCCAGQESCCK, encoded by the exons ATGGCAGACGCACCTTCAGCAACCAG TAACAAGGCTGTTACAAGTGTCTACAATGACGTGAAG GAGTACTATGGTAAGACACTGAAGCAGACATCTGACCTGAAAAGCAATGCCTGTGTTCCGTCAGCCAAGTCTGTCCCTGCGTACGTGAGAAAAGTGATTGCTGAGATCCACCCAGATGTCGTTGCAAA GTACTATGGCTGTGGTCTGGTGGTCCCTGAGTGTCTGGAGGGCTGCAAGGTGCTTGATCTTGGCTGTGGAAGTGGACGGGATTGCTACATGCTCAGCCAGCTTGTGGGAGAGAAGGGACACGTCACAGGCATCGACATGACTGAAGATCAG cttGAGGTGGCCCAGAAGTACATTGACTACCACATGCAAAGATTTGGTTACAAAAAGCCAAATGTGAACTTTGTTCATGGTTACATTGAGGCCTTGGCAGAAGCAGGTCTAGAGGAGAAATTCTATGATATCATCAT atcAAACTGTGTAGTGAACCTGTCGCCAGATAAAACCAGTGTCCTGAGGGAGGCTTACCGTGTACTGAAG GATGGAGGGGAATTGTACTTTAGTGATGTTTATAGTGATGCTAGAATCCCAGAAGACCTCAAGGCCAACAAAGTGTTATGGG GTGAGTGCCTCAGTGGAGCATTGTGGTGGGAAGACCTGATACGACTGGCTGAAGAGGTTGGGTTCTGCAAACCCAGACTGGTTACTGCTAGTGTCATCACTGTGGGCAACAAGGAACTAGAGAAACTTCTTG GTGACTACAAATTTGTATCTGCCACATACCGGCTCTTCAAGTTACCAAAAGGTTCAAAGAAGGGGTCCTGTCTAGTCATGTACAATGGAGACATTACAGGTGTGGAGGAAAGCTTCGAGTTTGATGCCCAGTTTACCTTCAAG GTTGATAAAGTGATGGAGGTAGATGATGATGTGGCCAACATCTTGGGTAACTCCAGATTTGCAGAAGAATTCACATTTCAGGCTCAGGGGGTGAACACTTCTGCTTCTGGAGGATGCTGGGCCAAACCCAAG GCAATGTCAATGAATCCCTTTGAACTGGTCCAGCAATTGGGCAGTGCAAGTGTAACTCCTTCCACTGGGGGGTGCTGTGCAGGCCAGGAATCATGCTGCAAGTGA